In Bradyrhizobium sp. 195, the sequence GAGCGTGTCGGCTGCGCCCTTGAGGCCGGCCTCATCCGGCACGGGATGTCCGGCTTCGACGACGCGGATGCGGCGCGTCGGCACGCCGTAGCCGTGGCGCGTGGTGGCGATGCCGACGAGACGCTCTGGCGCCAGTCCCAGCGTGTCGAGATAATGCCGCTCGGCCGCCGCGGCCATGGCGCCTGCGCCCTTGCCGGCGGCGAGGCAGATCACGCGTCCTTTGGGTGCGGCCGGCAGGTGCGGCGCCAGCACCACATTGGGATGGGCGGCGGCGACGGCTGCGTCGTAGAGCGCGCGGAGCAGGGGACGTCGGTCGGTCATGACGATGGCCTTCGGCAGACGGAAGAAACTGGCGGCCAACGCCGCCGTTCACCTGCCTACCGCATCGGGCGTGAAAGCGTAAGCCGGCTTTGCCATCATTCGATTGTGCAATCGCGTGATCACAATCGGCGCGCAAGCAAAAGCCCCCTGCGATGGCTTCGCAGGGGGCTTCGTCGTCAAATCGTCAGGCGGCTAGCCGCCGACGTCGGCGCTGATCACGTCGCCGAACAGTTCCCACTTCTCGCCCTTGAACCTCTCAAGCTGAAGCTGGCTGATCGGTGCGAAATCGGTCGGCGAGGTGTTGATCTTCACGCCCGGCAGCAGCGCCTCGGTACGGAAGTCCTTCAGGCTCGCCGCCTGCTTCATGACGTTCGCGCGGGTGAGATCGTCGCCGCACTGCTTCAACACCTGCACGAGCGTCTGCGCTACGGCAAAACCCACGATCGTGCCTTTATCGAGCTTGTCGCCCTCAGGGAAGTATTTGGTCATGAATGCCAGGAAGTCCTTCATGCCGGCATCGTTGGCCCACGCGGGATCCGACACGTCCTTCAGATAATCGGCCGAGATGATGTCCTGGCCGTTCTCGAAGCCGGCGGGCTTCATCACACTGCCGACCGAGGCCGAGACGTTGTTGAGGAAGTGCAGCGGCTTCCAGCCGATCTCGGCGTTCTTCTTGATCGCCTGCGCTGCGAATTTCGGCGTCGTGATGTTCATGAAGACGTCGGCGCCGGTCGACTTCAGCTTGACGATGTGATTGTCGACGGTCGGTTCGGAGGTCTCATAGCTCTCCTCCATGACGATCATCGAGGCGGCCTTGGCGCCGAGGCCGTCCTTCAGGCCCTTCAGGTAATCCTTGCCGTAATCGTCGTTCTGAAAGAGCACGGCGATCTTGGCGTCCGGCTTGTTCTTCAAGAGCCACTTCGCGTAGATCTGCGTTTCGCTCTGGTAGTTGGGTTGCCAGCCCATGGTCCATGGGAAGTCCTTCGGATCGTTCCACTTGGTGGCGCCGGTGGCGACGAAGAGCTGCGGGACCTTCTTGGAGTTCATGTATTTGTGAATCGCCGAGTTCGGCGGCGTGCCGAGCGAGTTGAAGATGAACAGCACCTCGTCGCTCTCGACCAGCTTGCGCGCCTGCTCGACGGTCTTCGGCGGCGAATAGCCATCGTCGTAGGAGATGAAGTTGATCTTGCGGCCGTTGATGCCGCCCTCTTCGTTGATCTTCTTGAAATATGCGGCTTCGGTCCGCCCGATGATCCCGTAGGCGGAGGCCGGTCCGCTGTAGGGCATGATGTTGCCGATCTTGATCTCGGTATCGGTCGCGCCGGTATCGTATTTCTTCTGGGCCGACGCAGTGGAGGTCGTGGCTGCAATAAGCGCGAGCGCCAGTGACGCGGCCGCAAACTTGCCGGTGACAGCGGGCATTCCTATCTCCCTAATTTCTTGGTGTGTGTGCGTCCCTTTTCTTGGCTTGACCGTTTTTGGTGACGCGGCCGCAATTCAATACGATTTGGCCAAGGCCTTCAACAGAAAGCCCCCGCGATGGTGTCGCGGGGGCTGCGTCTTTAGTAGTCAAGGGCCGCCGGCTCTCGTGTGCAACTGCGAGAAGGTCCGGCTGTCTTGAGTTGTTTAATCAATCCGGGGTGATTTTGAGTTGCGTGGCGTCAGTGACCGGTCTCGCTGGAGATGATGTCGCCGAACAGCTCCCATTTCCGGCCCTTGAAGCGCATCATCTGGAGCTGCTCGATCGGGGCAAAATTGTCCGGCGCGGTGTTGATCTTGATGCCGGGCAGCAGCGTGTCGGGTGCGAAATCCTTTAAGGAGGCGGCCTGCTTCATGACGTTCTCGCGGGTGAGATCGTCGCCGCACATCTGCAGCACCTTCACCATCGTTTGAGCCGCGGCATAGCCAAACACGACGCCGGCATCGAGCTTGTTGGCCTTGGGATCGTATTGCGCGAGGAAATTATAGAACCGCTTCATGCCGTCGTCGGCGTTCCACTGCGGATCGGAGCCGTCCTTGAGGTAGCTCGCCGACAGAATGCCCTGGGAGATCTCGAGGCCGGCTGGCTCGATCACACCGCCGACCGAGGCCGAGACGTTGGAGACGATGTGGACCGGATGCCAGTTGATCTCCGCCGCCTTCTTGATGGCCTGCGCGGCGAATTTCGGCGTGGTGATGCTGATCAAGACGTCGGCGCCCGAGGCCTTCAGCTTGACGATGTGTTCGTCGATTGCGGGCTCAGACGTGTCGTAGGACTCCTGCAGCACGATCATCGAGGCCTTGGCGCCGAGACCGTCCTTCAGCCCCTTCAGATAGTCCTTACCGAAATCGTCGTTCTGGTAGAGCACGCCGATCTTTCCGTCCGGCTTTTCCTTTATGATGTACTTGGCATAGATGCGCGCTTCGCTCGCGTAGCTCGGCTGCCAGCCCATGGTCCAGGGATATTGCTTGGGATCGTTCCACTTCGAGGCGCCGCTCGCCACGAACAATTGCGGTACCTTCTTCTCGTTCATGTATTTGCGGATGGCGCCGTTGGTAGACGTCCCGAGCGAGCCGAAGATCAGGAGCACCCCGTCGCTCTCGACCAGCTTGCGTGCCTGCTCCACCGTCTTCGGCGGCGAATAGGCATCGTCATAGGAGATGAACCTGACCTTGCGGCCGTTGATGCCGCCCTCGGCGTTGACCTTGCTGAAATAGGCTTCCTCGGCCTTGCCGATCGCGGCGTAGGCCGAGGCCGGGCCGCTATAGGGCATGATGTTGCCGATCTTGATCTCGGTATCGGAGGCGCCGCTGTCGTACTTCTTCTGCGCCACTGCCGGGGTGCTCATCGCAGTGCACAAAGCGAGCCCGGCCCAGAGGGCCGCAACCTGAAAGCGAACGGCGGTCATTGTTCTCCTACCCGGGTTGGATCGGCGCCGCATTGAACAAGATTGGCGCCAGCCGTCAACAAAAAGCCCCCGCGATCGCTCGCGGGGGCTTTCGAGGGTCGGGCTATCGCGTCAGCGTGTCACTCGGAAGCGACGTCGCCGCTGATGATATCGCCAAACAGTTCCCACTTCTCACCCTTGAAGCGCTGCATCTGGAGCTGCGAAATCGGGGCGAAGTCGGTGGCGCTGGTGTTGAGCTTGACGCCGGGCAGCATGGTGTCCGGAACGAAGTCCTTCAACGAGGCCGCCTGCTTCATGATGTTGGCGCGGGTCAGATCGTCGCCGCACATTTCCAGCACCTTGGCCAGGGTCGAGGCGGCGCCATAGCCGTACACCATGCTGGTGTCCGACTTGTCGGCGCCCGGCATGTACTTGTCGACGAACTCGTTCCACTTCTTCATGCCGGGGTCGTTGGCCCACTGCGGATCCGTCGAATCCTTGGCATAGGCCGCCGACAGCACGCCCTGCGCATTCTCGAAGCCGGCCGGCTTCATCACGCTGCCGACCGAGATCGACACGTTGGTGAGGATCTGGAGTGGCTTCCAGCTGAGCTCGGCGGTCTTCTTGATGGTCTGGGCCGCGAACTTCGGCGTGGTGTAGATCAGCAGCACGTCGGGATTGGCGGCCTTGATCTTGACGATGTGGCCGTCGATCGACGGCTCGGACACCTCGTAGCTCTCCTCCATGATGATCATGGACGAAGCCTTGGCGCCGAGGCCGTCCTTGGTGCCCTTG encodes:
- a CDS encoding ABC transporter substrate-binding protein, translating into MTAVRFQVAALWAGLALCTAMSTPAVAQKKYDSGASDTEIKIGNIMPYSGPASAYAAIGKAEEAYFSKVNAEGGINGRKVRFISYDDAYSPPKTVEQARKLVESDGVLLIFGSLGTSTNGAIRKYMNEKKVPQLFVASGASKWNDPKQYPWTMGWQPSYASEARIYAKYIIKEKPDGKIGVLYQNDDFGKDYLKGLKDGLGAKASMIVLQESYDTSEPAIDEHIVKLKASGADVLISITTPKFAAQAIKKAAEINWHPVHIVSNVSASVGGVIEPAGLEISQGILSASYLKDGSDPQWNADDGMKRFYNFLAQYDPKANKLDAGVVFGYAAAQTMVKVLQMCGDDLTRENVMKQAASLKDFAPDTLLPGIKINTAPDNFAPIEQLQMMRFKGRKWELFGDIISSETGH
- a CDS encoding ABC transporter substrate-binding protein — translated: MPAVTGKFAAASLALALIAATTSTASAQKKYDTGATDTEIKIGNIMPYSGPASAYGIIGRTEAAYFKKINEEGGINGRKINFISYDDGYSPPKTVEQARKLVESDEVLFIFNSLGTPPNSAIHKYMNSKKVPQLFVATGATKWNDPKDFPWTMGWQPNYQSETQIYAKWLLKNKPDAKIAVLFQNDDYGKDYLKGLKDGLGAKAASMIVMEESYETSEPTVDNHIVKLKSTGADVFMNITTPKFAAQAIKKNAEIGWKPLHFLNNVSASVGSVMKPAGFENGQDIISADYLKDVSDPAWANDAGMKDFLAFMTKYFPEGDKLDKGTIVGFAVAQTLVQVLKQCGDDLTRANVMKQAASLKDFRTEALLPGVKINTSPTDFAPISQLQLERFKGEKWELFGDVISADVGG
- a CDS encoding ABC transporter substrate-binding protein, with protein sequence MHFGRILRTAALVTAVATLTSGAALAQKKYDTGASDTEIKIGNIMPYSGPASAYGVIGKTEEAYFRMINDKGGINGRKINFVTYDDGYSPPKAVEQVRKLVESDEVLVVFNPLGTPSNTAIQKYLNAKKIPQLFVATGATKWNDPKNFPWTIGWQPSYQSEAQIYAKWLMKEKPDAKVAILYQNDDFGKDYLKGTKDGLGAKASSMIIMEESYEVSEPSIDGHIVKIKAANPDVLLIYTTPKFAAQTIKKTAELSWKPLQILTNVSISVGSVMKPAGFENAQGVLSAAYAKDSTDPQWANDPGMKKWNEFVDKYMPGADKSDTSMVYGYGAASTLAKVLEMCGDDLTRANIMKQAASLKDFVPDTMLPGVKLNTSATDFAPISQLQMQRFKGEKWELFGDIISGDVASE